Proteins from one Anastrepha obliqua isolate idAnaObli1 chromosome 2, idAnaObli1_1.0, whole genome shotgun sequence genomic window:
- the LOC129239029 gene encoding DNA topoisomerase 1 has protein sequence MSVDVAPENDIKTQNGLSEVVQVNGVSNGHHSSSSGSSKHKSSSKDKHRDKERDHKSSSSSSKDHKSSSRDKDKHHSSSSSSSKDKHRDKERDGKHSSSSSSSHRDKERDKDKDKHKSSSSSSSSSHHKSSSRDKDRKDKDRERKESSSSSSSKDKDKERDRNHKSSSSSSSSSRDKDKDRHRSSSSSKSKHSSSSSLKSSSGDKPKLVDGEFIKPEPISQPLTDSQSNGYNTDFVALRPEPVGNDYMDESNSGFENSHAKDGYEEKPYIKMEEQNVNISQASSCDYSMSQFKEDEPAFVVKEEASGDEDSLYKQEGNADCEDDDEDVPLAMRIANTKTTAPVVQDDDDDEEDIPLAKRKMKAEVEDDDEDVPLLARKKIKKESASKTKNKKKRVKEEEEEEYGETKPKKKKTKKVEQTQVKQEAASPTKRKKKEEEEEVWRWWEEEKREDGVKWNTLEHKGPVFAPPYERVPKNVRFFYDGKPLDLSSETEEAATFYAKMLNHDYCTKQIFNDNFFKDFRKTMTSKEREIIKDFNKCNFEEMFKFFTAESEKRKNATKEEKLAKKLENEALVKEYGTCIIDGHKEKIGNFKLEPPGLFRGRGEHPKMGMIKRRIQAEDVSINCGKESKIPPPPEGHRWREVRHDNTVTWLASWTENVQGQVKYIMLNPSSKLKGEKDHVKYETARRLAKSIDKIRATYREEWKSKEMRVRQRAVALYFIDKLALRAGNEKDEDQADTVGCCSLRVEHVKLEKHLNGKENVVVFDFLGKDSIRYYNEVEVEKRVFKNLELFLENKKDGDDLFDRLNTQVLNEHLKELMEGLTAKVFRTYNASITLQKQLDLLTEDSMSPAEKLLAYNRANRAVAILCNHQRSVPKGHEKSMENLKEKIRQKRELIEDAESEFHDLKKAAKRGSVKERVMADKKAKQLERLKEQLKKLELQETDRDENKTIALGTSKLNYLDPRITVAWCKKHGVPIEKIFNKTQRNKFMWAIHMADENYRF, from the exons gacATCAAGACTCAGAATGGGCTCTCTGAGGTGGTGCAGGTGAATGGAGTTAGTAACGGCCATCACAGCAGTAGTAGTGGCAGTAGTAAACATAAATCTTCGAGCAAGGACAAACATCGCGACAAAGAGCGTGACCATAAAAGTTCGAGTTCAAGTTCAAAGGATCACAAGAGTAGCAGTCG CGACAAAGATAAACACCATAGCAGTTCATCGTCCAGCAGCAAGGATAAGCATCGCGATAAAGAACGCGATGGCAAGCACAGTTCCAGTTCAAGTTCGagtcatcgagataaagaacgTGACAAAGACAAGGATAAACAcaaatcatcatcatcgtcctCGAGCTCTAGCCATCATAAGAGCTCTTCAAGGGATAAAGATAGAAAAGATAAAGATCGCGAGCGCAAAGAGAGTAGTAGCTCCTCATCGAGCAAAGATAAAGATAAGGAACGTGACCGAAACCacaaatcatcatcatcatcctcatCAAGCTCGCGTGACAAAGACAAGGATCGTCATCGCAGTTCATCTTCTTCGAAAAGCAAACATTCCAGTTCTAGTTCTTTGAAATCGTCATCCGGTGACAAACCAAAATTAGTCGATGGGGAATTTATTAAACCAGAACCCATCTCACAACCATTAACTGATTCGCAATCGAATGGTTATAATACTGATTTTGTTGCACTCCGACCGGAACCAGTCGGAAATGATTATATGGATGAATCCAATAGTGGATTTGAAAATAGTCACGCTAAAGATGGTTATGAGGAGAAACCCtatataaaaatggaagaacaaaatgtaaatatttcgcAGGCCAGCTCATGTGACTATTCAATGTCGCAATTTAAAGAGGATGAGCCGGCGTTTGTCGTTAAGGAGGAGGCAAGTGGTGATGAAGATAGTTTGTACAAACAGGAGGGAAACGCAGACTGTGAAGACGATGACGAAGATGTCCCGCTGGCTATGCGTATAGCAAATACTAAAACAACGGCACCAGTTGTTCaggacgatgatgatgatgaagaggATATACCATTGGCGAAGCGTAAAATGAAGGCCGAAGTGGAAGATGACGATGAGGATGTGCCATTATTGGCGCGGAAGAAGATCAAGAAAGAATCGGCTAGCaagactaaaaataaaaagaaacgcgtcaaagaagaggaggaggaagagtacGGGGAGACCAAACCCAAAAAGAAAAAGACCAAAAag GTCGAACAAACGCAAGTTAAGCAAGAGGCTGCTTCGCCCACCAAACGcaagaagaaagaagaagaggaagaagtctGGAGATG gtGGGAGGAAGAGAAGCGCGAAGACGGTGTTAAGTGGAATACATTAGAGCACAAGGGACCAGTTTTTGCACCACCATATGAACGTGTGCCGAAGAATGTTCGTTTCTTCTATGATGGCAAACCGTTGGATCTGTCTTCTGAAACTGAAGAGGCAGCCACTTTCTATGCCAAAATGTTAAACCATGACTATTGCACAAAACAGATTTTCAAcgataatttcttcaaggaCTTCCGCAAGACGATGACATCGAAAGAACGCGAAATTATAAAAGACTTCAACAAGTGTAATTTCGAAGAAATGTTTAAATTCTTCACGGCAGAATCTGAAAAACGTAAGAATGCAACTAAAGAGGAGAAACTGgccaaaaaattggaaaatgaaGCATTAGTGAAAGAGTATGGCACATGTATTATTGATGGCCACAAGGAAAAGATTGGCAATTTTAAATTGGAACCACCAGGTCTGTTTCGTGGTCGTGGCGAGCATCCAAAAATGGGCATGATTAAACGACGTATTCAGGCCGAAGATGTCTCCATTAACTGTGGAAAGGAATCGAAAATTCCCCCACCGCCAGAGGGCCACCGGTGGAGGGAGGTACGCCACGACAACACTGTAACTTGGTTGGCTTCATGGACTGAAAATGTGCAAGGCCAGGTGAAATACATTATGTTGAATCCATCATCCAAATTGAAAGGCGAAAAGGATCACGTAAAATATGAAACTGCACGCCGTTTAGCAAAATCCATAGATAAAATACGTGCCACATATCGCGAGGAATGGAAATCAAAGGAGATGCGTGTGCGTCAGCGTGCTGTTGCATTGTATTTCATTGACAAATTGGCACTAAGAGCGGGTAATGAAAAGGACGAAGACCAAGCCGATACCGTCGGCTGTTGTTCACTTCGCGTTGAACACGTTAAATTGGAAAAGCATTTGAATGGAAAAGAGAATGTCGTTGTGTTCGACTTCCTTGGCAAAGATTCAATTCGTTATTACAACGAAGTTGAAGTCGAGAAACGCGTATTCAAAAATCTAGAACTTTTCTTGGAGAACAAAAAGGATGGCGATGACCTTTTCGATCGTCTAAACACTCAAGTTCTCAATGAACATTTGAAGGAGCTTATGGAAG gACTCACTGCCAAAGTGTTCCGTACCTACAACGCATCAATTACGTTACAAAAACAATTGGATTTACTTACTGAAGATAGTATGTCTCCTGCAGAGAAGTTGCTTGCCTATAATCGCGCTAATCGTGCAGTCGCCATATTATGTAACCATCAACGTTCGGTACCGAAGGGACACGAAAAATCAATGGAAAACTTGAAGGAGAAGATACGCCAGAAGCGTGAGTTGATTGAAGACGCTGAGTCTGAATTTCAT GATCTTAAGAAAGCCGCTAAACGCGGTTCGGTAAAAGAACGGGTTATGGCTGACAAAAAAGCTAAGCAATTGGAAAGATTAAAGGAGCAGCTAAAGAAATTAGAGCTTCAAGAGACTGATAGGGATGAGAACAAAACGATCGCACTGGGCACTTCAAAGCTTAACTATCTAGATCCGCGTATAACTGTCGCATG gtGCAAAAAGCATGGCGTCCCAATCGAGAAGATATTCAATAAAACTCAAAGGAATAAATTCATGTGGGCTATACACATGGCTGACGAAAACTATCGCTTTTAA